Proteins encoded in a region of the Etheostoma spectabile isolate EspeVRDwgs_2016 unplaced genomic scaffold, UIUC_Espe_1.0 scaffold00569331, whole genome shotgun sequence genome:
- the LOC116684792 gene encoding proline-rich receptor-like protein kinase PERK2, whose amino-acid sequence MDPAKSRRKDTPAPSIPKPAVGHHSPRYSETRCRPPQPPASQNPLQATTAPSVPKPSDTSAPGILKPAAGHRANRPPSSLSTVLTVRHAHCPPCSPSTTPTVHHAHRPPSSPSTMLTVHHAHRPPCSPSTMLTVHHAHRPPCSPSTELTVHHAHRPPCSPSTMLTVHHAHCPPCSPSTMLTVHHAHRPPCSVSTELTVHQAHRPPSSPSTMLTVHHAHRPPCSPSTMLTVHHAHRPPSSPSTPANGPEK is encoded by the exons ATGGATCCAGCCAAGTCTCGGCGAAAGGACACCCCAGCCCCCAGCATCCCAAAACCCGCTGTAGGCCACCACAGCCCCCGGTATTCCGAAACCCGCTGTAGGCCACCCCAGCCCCCGGCATCCCAAAACCCGCTGCAGGCCACCACAGCCCCCAGCGTCCCGAAACCCTCT GACACCTCAGCCCCCGGCATCCTGAAACCCGCTGCAGGCCACCGAGCTAACCGTCCACCAAGCTCATTGTCCACCGTGCTCACCGTACGCCATGCCCACTGTCCACCATGCTCACCGTCCACCACGCCCACTGTCCACCATGCTCACCGTCCACCGAGCTCACCGTCCACCATGCTCACCGTCCACCATGCCCACCGTCCACCATGCTCACCGTCCACCATGCTCACCGTCCACCATGCTCACCGTCCACCATGCTCACCGTCCACCGAGCTCACTGTCCACCATGCTCACCGTCCACCATGCTCACCGTCCACCATGCTCACCGTCCACCATGCCCACTGTCCACCATGCTCACCGTCCACCATGCTCACCGTCCACCATGCTCACCGTCCACCATGCTCAGTGTCCACCGAGCTCACCGTCCACCAAGCTCACCGTCCACCAAGCTCACCGTCCACCATGCTCACCGTCCACCATGCCCACCGTCCACCATGCTCACCGTCCACCATGCTCACCGTCCACCATGCTCACCGTCCACCGAGCTCACCGTCCACACCTGCCAACGGGCCAGAGAAGTGA